The genomic DNA cggacagtacttagtggtcagaccttttgtaactgttgccacgtcagcattcactcttcttctataaaaccccctttctACACCCAAACaaggtttcactgtcgaattgaattctgaaaaattctcttctcaaagcagttttcatcacatttcttcaaatcactccacaatctcatcttcgatcctcatcttcaaaatgataAAATCGAAATCTTCCGCTTCAAAAGgtgcctctcaaaaggctacctccaccgacatcccacacaaaccatctcacaatctactgggtcttctcacaaaacccgacAATATCGATACATTTGATTCTATCCTCGATATTATCAacgcttcaaagtacaaaactttgttgaccactgatgcaccaatttacctgcaaactcagagagagttttggaaaaattgcatccttgaaaaacaaggaaaagatgtcatagccattaactcttctctgcagaagaaagcagtccgaataacaccgcaatccatatctgaagtctttcaactcgatgatctgcaaggtaaagactctttccctaaaaacgagttaaaaattgacttcattgagagagggtatgcagacacaatgatgaagagggacaccttagaaaaaggtttcttcccttctgcaaccggatttttatttcatacccttctcatgtgtgtttcaaacaaaaccacctcttttaatgaaataccaatgaaaattcaaaacttgggatatgctattttacaaggcaaaaatcttaactactccaaggcaattttcaatgatttggttaaaaatgttgaaacaaaatcgtTCTTGCTgttcccaagatttttaagttattattttgagaaaaagttcagtaaggatgatattgcggtaataaaccaaggtgactcttttcaaatgaacagcttaactgctgaaactttttcaagaatgtcaacaccttgtaaaacacgagcagaggtgcctgagcagattttagcagcaaacactgctcctcaggtatctgctgctgagcccactgctcaaggtgatcaaggcagtcaaacaactgtcttgaaacccacacctaaaatcaccaaacagccacaaaaaaataaaaatcaaaaacccaccaaacccatcaaaaaggcaactctggaggatgagataccagagcaactgcctgtgattgcacaaaaatcacaacaaaccactactgctacttcctcacaacagttggtagaaatatctccacccatacctgaaactcctcctgtctcttcacaaaaagaacaggttgtacaaacagggtcaccacatcatgaggttctggaagcactcgtttccatcctccacagcccaatacccggggaAATTCCGCTTTCTAAGCCTACCCTCACATCCCCAtttccaccaaacaccaaactactgttggatgcaattaaTTTGAACCTAGCagaaaccagtccttctcaatcacctgtttatgagaaaatacctcaacaagagactgggcttgatgtatcaatctttgctaacccaccaacacaacctgaggaggttacaccccttgagttacaagtaactcttggtggtattccaagtgaagcagccactacaagtgttgaacctacaggtttacacttggacagtggttacatcaataagacttccttggaggcaattccttctataacacctctgttatctgccagtgagtttgtactaaccactggtaacatcaaaagattatcaagtgttaaaggaagaagaccccagtaccaagaaaaaggggcatcagttgttgatgtttggagtacactccctacctcaacttctgataaaaccactgctagtgggaaatcagatgatcccattaaattgggtgatggtttaaagtaccaagaattgacggcacgtgttgaaaaattggacacatctgttgcagaaattaaagaaatgctgcaacagatGTTAACAATacaaaaggtaccatccactgctgttccatctcAAACACCTGCTCTACCACcaacagatgttacaaatgagctctggaacctctttcaaccttttctccatcaacaatttCAATTGGCTGAGcaacaacatgaaaaacatgttcaagagctcaaaaaGGCAATGCAGTCTAGGTCCCGGGATACAAATGATGACATCAAGGCTCTTAAGGCCCAATTGCTAACAACCACTAGCACTGCTCCTCCGACTGTACTTTATATTGATAACCtccctgcagataatgccaaaaagggggagaaaattaaggagtgggtAAAGAAGGGGATTGATAATGGGATGTATCTTGATACAACAACAGGTGCAATGCTCAGAgatattcctttgccagatggtagtaaaaaggttgatgttacccggaatgcacttgatgatgctgtcataagtgtaaaaagggatagaatggcaaaggccttgtcaaggtggaatgaggagaagaaagctttcatgaagctgaatgcgcagggttgttctggtgaaaaggatgatcaaaatccgattccaaaaggaaagcttactagaaaagtacggaaacccaaatccacaccatccagccttTCAAAGCACTCTCCAAAAACACTGTCCAAAAGCCACctacatcaaacctccacccaaacagttgtgACAACAACCGCTCCCAttcaaacacacaccacttcaacacacaccaccaccactgccttaCCATCACCATCTGTCCCTgccctaaagcagaagacagcagatgataaaacatctgctgtaatgacaacagtggttgaaacaccagttgtttcaacagctgttagtcaaacacaaaccactgatccacctaaaacatcatctgcccttcctaaaataaaaaggaaaagggttgtcatatcagatgatgattatCCATCTCCACCACcaaaagcttcaaaatcccaagcacttgtcacagtttcaaaacccattcctctctcttcagctcaactatacaaacccttacctcctgcaggtgttcaatttcctcttgaacttgtaACAGTCAGAGAAGAGATTAAGTccttctactatgaggatgaccctgccaaaaggagtttgccatcgattgaaggatatcccaggccaaccaatattgaagaatacttgaaaatcaaggccaagcaagcagaggatatctcaataaaaaacaaacaagggaaatctgatagagagtatcaacaaaactatcagtttctacttacacaggtcaaagctttggaacagtttgcaaagaatgtatgtcagcaaatctcagaaaaggcagatgagtccttgagaaaagactacattgaaaacatcatgacctacaagacatacaagggggagaagcacatgttcagaaactggactattcctgagcttgaaaaggaagtagccaggattcatgaaatgatcaaaaataaagTCAAGTAGACACCCCCAGAAAAATTCAAAAGGGTTGAAGCTGATAAAGCtttagagctgaagagaatgaaagaggagctgataattgctgaatatgggtcaaagaactctgtgtctaagtggggagaagcgagggtcagggccacctacaagagtttggaagagctaaggaagaaagatccaaaagctccacaaaagcctgactactccatagcagaggtttcgaaaggatcatcaaagccacatctcaaaagaaccactgctcctgctggtactgccatctacaaaagaaggagacaaagctagttaggttctgaaacagttcaagaaattcttactggaaaaGCCATTGTGCAAACGGGCGCGTTGgtaatgttgaaagaagaatttgaactggaaaaatctgcacatactgctcagccagttatgaataggccagcctcaccaaactcttcaacaaataaaaatctcccaagaaacccatctcgcctaaaaatacaagagtggaaaactgacaaacagaaccacgtattgactatggtcagggcagatggcgaagtgaagaaatttacaagggaacaagctcttcgcctaagacttgaagatttgcaggatctccttgatcttccacttagcagggatgaagatgatacagatgccttaacctttgaactacaattcaaagggcaaataagggaactgttgttgaggcaataaaaatctacaataatggagagttttggcattatctgttccagggggagattgttgggattgaaccctaccaaaggaacatataataaaagccaaaactggatcacaacagtagattcaaaataagcagatgtttggttgcaagtctctccccttgaaagtggtttcaacatctgctgacctcctatccgctgatcatgcaatctgctgacctacacctactgaccaagacaaagtctgatagaagaactaaagctcagctgctcaatctactgccttggatcaagcactgctgatcataaCAACATCTGCTGggctcacagcagtggaaggatgcagtagcagtttatatttggtttatgcattgtaatgtaatatcagtagttagcataagcagtatttgtatagatcagttgttagagtttgttaggaggttagatgtcactttcatggtgacgtcagcttagatgctcagaggtttgcaagtgcctataaatagaacagtactctgtactgttctgtttagctcattcaccatcttctttctgcacgaacaaacactgagctcaggctgagggggagtttgcatatcatacacacattgtaatcagagtttaaaaataaatttaatcatttgattcagtgttagaaaatgtatgattgatagcatttcttctgtttgattgtgaaaagtttggttccattaaattccgctgcactactctttcatttgtccatctaaattcaaacacaaatcacaatcaatccaaactcagatcctaactgttttcctctgtgtacgtgctggttatgcgtaaattattcgaactctatatgctattatcaaacttgtatgctcaccttgacatttatgtattgactgcattttaacgtatgtggcaggtgtttaagatgtttgcttgctaggaaagcgaggctagaataaagctctagaggcccccaacaaatagttgtctgtcaggaaaaagcaactagagcatagttgtctgtagatcttgtcaggctgggtctttaggagcatttgaacaatatttagttttgttatgcttaaatctgagttgtcggaacagaatttaTTGTTTGGATATTATCTGTAAtattgtatttgtttattcgggatacggtatgggacgtatctttaactggattatataaatagttgttatggaaacttctgaacaatctgtttcgctcagtgccatgtcCCGATGATTCCgcaatcggttggggtgtgacagtttgtaTAGAGAAGAAGGAGATAAGAGGTATGTATTGCTGAACGCCATTGAAGCGTTCGAAGAAGCTTGCAGAAGACCTATTTTGGGATTCTAGAAGATAAAAGTGATTGTGACGACAGTGGCGGTGACGGAGGATTGGTGGTGGTTTTTGGTGGTGCGACAGTGGCGGTGACGGTGGATTGTTTTGGCCGGAGATAAAAGTAAAGGGGGGAGGAGATGATGGAGGATCAGGTGGATGATGGGGATCCGAGGAGAGGAGAGAGTGGAGGATTTGAAGAAATTGATGGAGGATGAGGTTTTAGGATGGAGAAGAAGTGGAAGGTGGGtcccatatttttattttatttattgatttaattaTCTTTTTTATTACTAAGAgcaattttgtcatttcacacccacttaactgagaaaactaacctaCATCCGCTTTGGGGATTATctgagtaacaacttgtcaaaccacaggaaGCACCagtgtaattttcaaaagttgagAACTAAAGGTAAAATTataccaaaccacagggactatctgtgCATTTTACTCCTCTTGTAAATAATATATAGTTTGGTGTGTATTTCGCGTTGTTCTAAACTTCGCACTATATATACACGTTATAACATTCAAGGCGAATTAATTCCAGAAAAATATTTGGGGATTAGGGTTTGTAAACACAATCGACACTACAGGACGAAGATTCGTTTAATTCTTCCGGTATGTGTCAATTCAGATGTTCTAGTAATGTCAATGTATCTATGTTTCCTTGTTAATTTAACTGTCAGAGTTAGGGTGTCAATTCTAATGTGATATTATGACGAAATGTAGAAATTATTGGGTAGGGCTTACGATTTCTTCTTTCGGTAatttttttaataagttttggctTACAATCTGTTAAATGTAATGTATTTTGTGGATCACTGTAGTTGATAGCAGatatatattttgtatgttgtgtGTGTATGCAATACTATGCATATTAGTGATTCCGGAACCATGTTGAAGTACAGGACTGTGAGAATTACATAAGAATGTGTACGGTTTAGGTAACCGCTTTATGTATGTAAAGAAACAGGTACAAGTGTTTTTGCAGTTCCAGCAGTTTTCTCTACTTGGTTTTTTAATAAGCGTTTTTCAGTaaatatatgtacatatatattcCGCTGTGTGCCTATTTTATTACGTAACCTGCAGTATCCTGATGTAGGACATATGTATTAGGGTATCATAGCTGTCTAGAAGAAAAGGAAACAAAAGAATAACGCAgcggcagcagcagcagcagcaaactGCTGCTGTTTGGCTTGTGTTTGACTTCTGTTGACTGCTCAAGTAGGCAACGTTGACCAGAGTTGACGAACGCTACTGTTTTAGTGTTCGTGTTTGTGCATGTTCTGATGGTCAACTTGGTCAACAGCAGCAAGCTGCATAGTTGTGTGATCGCTTTCATCACCCTTTACAGCCGAATACCTAACAATGTACCTAATTTCTTACGTTTTGGTATCATTCTACATTATATTTGAAATATATGGCAACCAATAGATTATAGATGGCTATTTTGCATTGATTAATGCTACCCTGTTTCATATATTCGCAGCAGAGTTTTTAACATTTGATGTTGCAAGAAATCTTTTATGTATTGTATCTCGTTCCACCATTTGACGGAACGTTTTATTAAGTTATGAAACAAGGCTTTCTCAGACTGATGGATTATTAACTTTTTGTCTCTACTATCTTCTATTCTTTTTGCAGGGTATGTAATGGAGACGACACTCAAAGAAGACAACACAGACTCTCCAACATCCGGGATCTATGAGATACCTGGGGAGCCCGCATTGGTTATTAATGGGGTGCCTCCTGTATGCACCAGTGAAAATGATAATATTATTCTCTGCAAGGTTGAGAATAACATAGATTCTAAAATGAGCGAGTCCTTTGGTGGGTGGTTTGAAGGTAGGGAGGTTCAGAAGTCATTCGGTAGGAAATTGTTTAATGGAAAAGTTACtgaatttgacaaagaaacggGTTGGTATAGAGTGGTTTATGAAGATGGAGATTTTGAAGATCTTGAATGGCATGAGTTGCAAGAAGTGCTTATACCTCTTGATGTTACAATTCCATTGAAGACATTAGCGTCCAAAGTCATCAAGAAAAAGCAGAAAGATGATAAAAAATCCGGGAGGTCTGTTACTAAACCCAAAATCCGCCAGCATAAACGATTAAGTTCCGGGGTGGAGAAAATAAATGTTAAAGTAAAGGATTAAGCAGGTGCGCAGATAGTTTAGAAACCGTAGCATGAGCCATGAAGGCATCTGATACGTTTTGTTCTCATGTTAGCCCAATTTCTTTCAGTTACCTTTCTTAATTGTGAGGCTTGTTTGCATTGTAAAAATGAAAATTTGCAAGGTTCGCAATAAGAGTGTGTTGATTGAACAGAGGACCAATATAGTGTATGTTTACATAATTTTGTGAAAGAAATCT from Helianthus annuus cultivar XRQ/B chromosome 7, HanXRQr2.0-SUNRISE, whole genome shotgun sequence includes the following:
- the LOC110868389 gene encoding dirigent protein 17, giving the protein METTLKEDNTDSPTSGIYEIPGEPALVINGVPPVCTSENDNIILCKVENNIDSKMSESFGGWFEGREVQKSFGRKLFNGKVTEFDKETGWYRVVYEDGDFEDLEWHELQEVLIPLDVTIPLKTLASKVIKKKQKDDKKSGRSVTKPKIRQHKRLSSGVEKINVKVKD